A stretch of the Arachis stenosperma cultivar V10309 chromosome 6, arast.V10309.gnm1.PFL2, whole genome shotgun sequence genome encodes the following:
- the LOC130933959 gene encoding uncharacterized protein LOC130933959, which translates to MKHGIVYAADGYREGNGVEIVSMDPDYVLDEGEDSGLIEVEVDAESEPSTEEDRFDDSADDGEHEDYFGFDVEDGVDGGQSNAFGGFNGPLNQEGITDKGAEDNEAAGEMDEEIGDISDGYETEDIDSYEGDSDDMIKKKRFPKYDEAEMCREYEFKVGLEFKTLSQFKDAIKEHVLLNGRDVRIKTLKGKHTCGRSYSGRLASSEWISKKIVNNISRGEDMRLATIIQTIQDKYMANVSVGKAYWARRKAREEVHGRAILQYAKLRKYCAEILRVNPGSKLTIVVDRPSLTHQPRFMRMYMCFESVKQGFLAGCRPIIGVDGCHLKGDHGQQLLVAVGRDPNDNYFSIAVAAVEPETKDSWGWILDLLLDDISESRRWVFMSDQQKVRII; encoded by the exons ATGAAGCATGGTATAGTGTATGCTGCTGATGGTTACAGAGAAGGTAATGGGGTTGAAATCGTATCAATGGATCCAGATTATGTCCTAGATGAAGGCGAAGATAGTGGACTGATAGAAGTAGAAGTCGATGCTGAGTCAGAACCCTCTACTGAGGAGGATAGATTTGATGACAGTGCTGATGATGGTGAACATGAGGATTACTTTGGGTTCGATGTAGAGGATGGTGTTGATGGTGGACAATCAAATGCGTTTGGTGGGTTTAATGGCCCGCTAAATCAAGAAGGCATAACAGATAAGGGTGCTGAGGATAATGAAGCTGCTGGAGAGATGGATGAAGAAATTGGAGACATTTCGGATGGTTATGAAACTGAAGACATAGATAGTTACGAGGGAGATTCTGATGACATGATTAAGAAAAAAAGGTTTCCTAAGTATGATGAGGCAGAAATGTGTAGAGAATATGAGTTTAAGGTTGGGTTGGAGTTCAAAACACTGTCCCAGTTTAAAGATGCAATTAAAGAGCATGTCTTATTGAATGGGAGAGACGTAAG GATAAAAACCTTGAAGGGCAAGCATACCTGCGGGAGAAGTTATAGTGGTAGGCTTGCTTCTAGTGAGTGGATATCAAAAAAGATTGTCAACAACATTAGTCGTGGAGAAGATATGCGGCTGGCCACTATTATTCAAACAATTCAGGACAAGTATATGGCAAATGTTAGTGTTGGAAAGGCTTACTGGGCAAGGAGAAAAGCAAGGGAAGAAGTACATGGAAGGGCCATACTACAATATGCCAAATTGAGGAAATATTGTGCTGAGATATTAAGAGTAAATCCGGGGTCCAAGCTTACTATTGTTGTGGATAGGCCATCTTTAACACACCAACCGCGATTCATGAGGATGTACATGTGCTTTGAATCGGTGAAGCAGGGCTTCTTGGCTGGTTGTAGGCCGATCATAGGAGTGGACGGGTGTCACTTGAAAGGGGACCATGGTCAACAGCTACTAGTTGCAGTAGGGAGGGATCCTAATGACAATTATTTTTCAATTGCGGTTGCAGCAGTGGAGCCGGAAACAAAGGACAGCTGGGGATGGATCCTTGATTTATTGCTGGATGATATCAGTGAATCAAGAAGATGGGTATTCATGTCGGATCAACAAAAAGTAAGGATAATATGA